One region of Yersinia bercovieri ATCC 43970 genomic DNA includes:
- a CDS encoding high-affinity branched-chain amino acid ABC transporter permease LivM, which yields MKQLNFVNAIISSFVLLVLASFVMGLQLQLDGTKLIVQGASEVRWLWIGAACIVVFFFQLVRPVIQQGIKKISGPAWVLPSFDGTTPRQKLFAAAIIIAAIAWPFLVSRGSVDIATLTLIYIMLGLGLNVVVGLSGLLVLGYGGFYAIGAYTYALLNHYYGLGFWESLPLAGIVAALSGFLLGFPVLRLRGDYLAIVTLGFGEIVRILLLNNTEITGGPNGISQIPKPTLFGLEFSRTAKDGGWDTFHNFFGLTYDPSDRIIFLYMVALLLVILTLFVINRLLRMPLGRAWEALREDEIACRSLGLSPTKIKLTAFTISAAFAGFAGTLFAARQGFVSPESFTFVESAFVLAIVVLGGMGSQFAVILAAVILVVSRELMRDLNAYSMLLLGALMVLMMIWRPQGLLPMKRPQLKLKVAEINAKQGEKA from the coding sequence ATGAAACAGCTCAACTTCGTCAACGCCATTATCTCCAGTTTCGTCCTGCTGGTTCTCGCCTCGTTTGTTATGGGGCTACAGTTGCAGCTAGATGGCACCAAACTGATCGTGCAAGGTGCCTCGGAAGTCCGCTGGCTGTGGATTGGCGCGGCATGTATCGTGGTGTTTTTCTTCCAGTTGGTGCGCCCGGTTATCCAACAGGGCATCAAGAAAATCTCTGGCCCCGCCTGGGTACTGCCCAGTTTTGACGGCACCACGCCTCGGCAGAAATTATTCGCCGCCGCGATTATTATCGCCGCAATTGCCTGGCCGTTTTTGGTCTCCCGAGGTTCAGTTGATATTGCAACCCTGACGCTAATTTATATCATGCTGGGGCTGGGATTGAATGTCGTGGTGGGCTTATCTGGTCTGCTGGTGCTGGGCTACGGTGGGTTTTATGCCATCGGTGCATACACTTACGCGCTGTTGAATCACTATTACGGTTTAGGCTTCTGGGAAAGTTTGCCGCTAGCTGGGATTGTTGCGGCGCTCTCCGGTTTCTTGCTGGGCTTCCCCGTCCTGCGCCTACGTGGGGATTACCTGGCGATCGTAACACTCGGTTTCGGTGAAATTGTGCGTATTTTGCTGCTCAACAATACCGAAATCACTGGTGGCCCGAATGGCATTAGCCAAATTCCTAAACCAACACTGTTTGGTCTGGAGTTTAGCCGCACCGCAAAAGATGGCGGCTGGGATACCTTCCATAACTTCTTTGGCCTGACATATGACCCAAGCGATCGCATCATTTTCCTGTATATGGTGGCACTGCTGTTGGTGATTTTGACCCTGTTTGTGATTAACCGATTGCTGCGTATGCCGCTAGGCCGGGCATGGGAAGCGCTGCGCGAGGATGAAATTGCCTGCCGTTCACTGGGCCTTAGCCCAACCAAAATCAAGCTAACGGCGTTTACCATCAGTGCGGCCTTTGCCGGTTTTGCCGGTACGCTGTTTGCTGCCCGACAAGGTTTTGTCAGCCCAGAGTCTTTTACCTTTGTTGAATCGGCTTTCGTGCTGGCGATAGTGGTCTTAGGGGGGATGGGTTCACAGTTCGCGGTCATTCTGGCGGCGGTAATACTGGTGGTTTCGCGCGAGTTAATGCGTGATCTCAATGCCTACAGCATGTTGCTGTTGGGGGCATTGATGGTATTGATGATGATTTGGCGACCGCAGGGCCTGTTGCCAATGAAACGGCCACAACTGAAGCTGAAAGTAGCCGAAATCAACGCTAAACAGGGGGAGAAAGCATGA
- the livG gene encoding high-affinity branched-chain amino acid ABC transporter ATP-binding protein LivG, which yields MSTQPLLAVEGLSMRFGGLLAVNNVGLTLNQGEIVSLIGPNGAGKTTIFNCLTGFYRPTGGTIKLRDRHLEGLPGQMIARMGVIRTFQHVRLFREMTVVENLLVAQHQHLKSGIFAGLLKTPGFRRAEADALERAATWLERVGLLELANRQAGNLAYGQQRRLEIARCMVTRPELLMLDEPAAGLNPKETDELNQLIMELRSQHQVSVLLIEHDMKLVMGISDRIYVVNQGTPLAQGTPAEIRDNPDVIRAYLGE from the coding sequence ATGAGTACGCAACCTTTGTTAGCCGTTGAAGGGCTGTCGATGCGTTTTGGTGGATTACTGGCGGTCAACAATGTGGGATTGACCCTTAATCAGGGGGAGATTGTCTCACTGATTGGCCCTAACGGGGCGGGAAAAACCACCATTTTTAACTGCCTGACTGGATTTTACCGCCCAACTGGCGGCACCATTAAGTTACGTGATCGCCATCTGGAAGGGCTACCCGGCCAGATGATTGCCCGCATGGGCGTGATTCGTACCTTCCAGCACGTGCGTTTGTTCCGCGAAATGACTGTCGTAGAGAACTTGCTGGTGGCACAACATCAGCATCTTAAAAGTGGTATTTTTGCCGGTTTGCTGAAGACGCCGGGCTTTCGTCGCGCAGAAGCTGATGCCCTGGAACGTGCCGCCACCTGGCTGGAGCGTGTCGGCTTATTAGAGCTGGCAAACCGACAGGCAGGTAATTTGGCCTATGGTCAGCAACGGCGTCTGGAGATTGCCCGCTGCATGGTGACCCGGCCCGAACTATTGATGCTCGACGAACCTGCGGCAGGTCTGAACCCGAAAGAGACTGATGAACTGAATCAGTTGATTATGGAGCTACGAAGCCAGCATCAGGTTTCAGTTCTGTTAATTGAGCATGATATGAAACTGGTGATGGGCATCTCTGACCGCATTTACGTGGTGAATCAGGGAACGCCGTTGGCACAAGGCACTCCCGCTGAAATCCGTGATAACCCGGATGTGATTCGGGCCTATTTGGGTGAGTAA
- the livF gene encoding high-affinity branched-chain amino acid ABC transporter ATP-binding protein LivF → MLSFNQVSAHYGKIQALHQVSLHIQQGEIVTLIGANGAGKTTLLGTLCGEPRATEGSIVFGEQDITDWQTARIMREAIAIVPEGRRVFSRMTVEENLAMGGFFADRQQYQQRIERVYDLFPRLFERRIQRAGTMSGGEQQMLAIGRALMSQPKLLLLDEPSLGLAPIIILQIFDTIQQLREEGMTIFLVEQNANQALKLADRGYVLENGRIVLEDTGAALLANEAVRSAYLGG, encoded by the coding sequence ATGTTGTCATTTAATCAAGTTTCAGCCCATTACGGCAAAATTCAGGCGCTGCATCAGGTTAGTTTACATATTCAACAGGGCGAAATTGTTACGCTGATTGGGGCCAATGGTGCGGGTAAAACGACATTGTTGGGAACATTATGCGGCGAGCCGCGCGCCACTGAAGGCAGCATCGTTTTTGGTGAGCAGGATATTACTGACTGGCAGACGGCCCGCATTATGCGCGAGGCAATTGCGATTGTACCTGAAGGCCGCCGGGTGTTTTCGCGCATGACGGTTGAAGAGAATCTGGCGATGGGCGGCTTCTTTGCTGATCGCCAGCAATATCAGCAGCGCATTGAGCGCGTTTACGACTTGTTTCCACGGTTGTTTGAGCGGCGTATTCAGCGGGCAGGGACGATGTCCGGTGGTGAGCAGCAGATGCTGGCGATTGGTCGTGCATTGATGAGCCAACCTAAGTTACTGCTTTTAGATGAGCCGTCACTGGGGCTGGCGCCGATTATTATCCTGCAAATATTTGATACTATTCAACAGTTAAGAGAAGAGGGAATGACCATCTTCTTAGTTGAGCAGAATGCAAATCAGGCGCTGAAATTGGCTGATCGTGGTTATGTACTGGAGAATGGGCGTATTGTTCTGGAAGATACAGGGGCTGCTTTACTGGCGAATGAAGCTGTGCGTTCAGCTTATCTGGGGGGTTAA
- a CDS encoding fimbrial protein produces MITIVAISLLLLCQVASATAPIPLGSIDVKLDVTAPERIEIENPTGGGWYSNIKLENTPENRSLFQAEVPVRVKLRQAESFTISVKTPLILTRETSAAHSVALAFLPAEVKWGRAGHLQPLAAIPQKFTVDKGTTSQNSADYLLHISALAPDGQDTAGKYQGQLTLIFEINS; encoded by the coding sequence ATTATCACAATAGTCGCCATATCATTATTACTTCTCTGTCAGGTAGCTTCAGCGACAGCTCCGATTCCGCTAGGAAGTATTGATGTCAAATTAGATGTCACTGCACCAGAAAGAATTGAGATCGAAAATCCGACAGGCGGTGGTTGGTATAGCAACATTAAGCTGGAGAATACCCCAGAAAATCGGTCTCTTTTTCAGGCAGAAGTGCCAGTGAGGGTAAAACTTCGACAGGCAGAGAGTTTCACTATTTCGGTTAAGACGCCATTAATACTCACCCGCGAAACCAGTGCTGCACATTCAGTAGCATTGGCGTTCCTGCCAGCCGAGGTGAAGTGGGGCAGGGCTGGCCATCTACAGCCGTTAGCCGCTATTCCACAAAAATTTACTGTCGACAAAGGTACAACCAGCCAGAATAGTGCCGATTATCTATTACATATTTCGGCCCTGGCACCTGATGGGCAAGATACTGCTGGAAAATATCAAGGGCAGCTAACATTAATCTTCGAAATAAACAGCTGA
- a CDS encoding TcfC E-set like domain-containing protein, which yields MAKILKDNQLILCILLFPTFNPAWAEDISEDISIEYLVPAGFSAAEENNTLQLIGVLDGKTLPGPLFFSEDKQQLSFDKQKYRNNNVSEQSIILLEQILAQLPYLQCQNGCDYILSGHNIMLDKINNIITINNSNNRYLMPPTTWGLVHNQSFDLRMTAKNYRAISGRGQGYIGLPLQSYGFVNWFYNTTRSKNNYLQRNTPQYQHQTQKGIDSWYLQKNFQTLYLRTGRQNSLDNSAGSIHTLLNPALDQFITLGSQSYLALDKPSAGSLVLYATADGDFEIYRDNQLIRRIPAQLGRNEINYNQLPGGYYNVEIRLVDNTGRVISQESQIISNISTQTNNGWFVTMGKGTVRNKNPNRVHPYRAHPYLVQFGRSMNIKNLQTNISLLKDNAHHWAAEGNISRPWGFSDLTITPTLGMMSGEKHGGGYLRLNGGNTILGYLSVARYQTPDVSIYAPNYGSTSVSYSRRFGPTQLSYQFNQYERSRQHRIQGSWDWRHPQFGLNLSLGVQKGGLWNRTNSYSYRDNNYGVFLNTTLSFQQSSASINSVYAQQQLTTSASYQKEFTDNHGTSSLGINGSTSGSNNSIGSFAHRSGSRGDISARVGIDSKIANGGISYNGMLAVSPQGVALGRSSYSGSALLIETPELSDTPYSFQAEGHPITGGGLYAIPIPRYQDRFFISTHNDRSDLDMHIQLPVNIVRAHPGQVFSSKADISLSLLYNGFLKDLRGQPVSGVIQETGDAVHPNGLFSISSNTILREITVQNGSIRYRCDMRRQHDHIYQCHSN from the coding sequence ATGGCAAAGATACTAAAAGACAATCAGTTGATTTTATGTATTTTATTATTCCCTACATTTAATCCAGCGTGGGCAGAAGATATATCCGAAGATATATCCATTGAGTACTTAGTCCCCGCAGGGTTCTCTGCCGCTGAAGAAAATAACACACTGCAATTAATTGGCGTGTTAGATGGCAAAACCTTGCCTGGCCCGCTATTTTTTTCAGAAGATAAACAGCAATTAAGTTTTGACAAGCAAAAATATAGAAACAACAATGTTAGTGAACAGTCAATTATATTGTTAGAACAGATCCTAGCTCAACTCCCCTATTTACAATGTCAAAATGGTTGTGACTATATTTTATCTGGCCATAATATCATGCTGGATAAAATTAATAATATCATCACAATAAACAATAGCAACAACCGCTACTTGATGCCACCGACTACGTGGGGCCTGGTGCATAACCAATCTTTTGATCTGCGCATGACGGCCAAAAACTACCGAGCTATATCTGGTCGTGGTCAGGGCTATATTGGTTTGCCTTTGCAATCTTATGGCTTTGTAAATTGGTTTTATAACACCACGCGTTCGAAGAATAATTATCTGCAAAGGAACACCCCCCAGTACCAACACCAAACCCAGAAAGGAATTGATAGTTGGTATCTACAAAAGAACTTTCAGACACTCTATTTACGAACAGGCAGGCAAAATAGTCTAGATAACAGCGCCGGTAGCATTCACACCTTACTTAACCCGGCGTTAGACCAATTTATCACCTTGGGTAGCCAAAGCTATTTGGCTCTTGATAAGCCCTCTGCGGGTAGCCTGGTGTTATATGCCACAGCGGATGGGGATTTTGAGATTTACCGCGATAATCAACTTATTCGCCGTATTCCTGCACAACTGGGCCGCAATGAAATTAATTATAATCAACTGCCTGGCGGCTATTATAACGTTGAAATTCGCTTAGTAGATAATACTGGTCGCGTAATCAGCCAGGAAAGCCAAATCATCAGCAATATCAGTACTCAAACCAATAATGGTTGGTTTGTCACCATGGGAAAAGGGACGGTACGCAATAAAAATCCTAATAGAGTTCACCCTTATAGAGCTCACCCTTATTTAGTGCAATTTGGCCGCAGTATGAATATAAAAAATCTACAAACAAATATTTCGCTGCTTAAAGATAATGCCCATCACTGGGCCGCTGAAGGGAATATATCGCGCCCATGGGGTTTCTCCGATCTGACGATTACCCCGACCCTTGGCATGATGTCTGGTGAAAAACATGGTGGCGGATATCTGCGCTTGAATGGCGGAAATACTATATTAGGCTATCTATCAGTAGCTCGTTATCAAACACCAGATGTATCAATATATGCACCAAACTACGGCAGTACATCTGTATCTTACAGCCGTCGCTTTGGGCCAACTCAACTCAGTTACCAATTTAATCAATATGAACGCAGTAGACAGCACCGTATTCAGGGCAGTTGGGACTGGCGGCACCCACAATTTGGCCTAAATCTCTCCCTTGGCGTACAAAAAGGGGGCCTGTGGAACAGAACAAATAGCTATAGCTATCGCGATAATAACTATGGTGTTTTTCTCAATACTACACTCTCTTTCCAGCAGAGCAGCGCCAGTATAAACAGTGTCTATGCACAGCAGCAGTTAACCACCAGTGCCAGTTACCAAAAAGAGTTCACCGATAACCATGGCACCAGCTCTTTGGGTATTAATGGCAGTACCAGCGGGAGTAACAATAGTATCGGCAGCTTTGCGCATCGTAGTGGAAGCCGTGGAGATATATCCGCCCGAGTAGGTATTGATAGCAAAATAGCCAATGGTGGGATCAGTTATAACGGTATGCTTGCCGTCAGCCCACAAGGGGTAGCGCTGGGGCGTAGTAGCTACAGCGGTTCGGCACTATTAATAGAAACGCCAGAATTATCAGATACGCCTTATAGCTTCCAGGCAGAAGGCCATCCAATAACGGGCGGCGGCCTCTATGCCATACCGATTCCCCGCTATCAGGATCGTTTCTTTATCTCTACTCATAATGACCGTAGTGATCTGGATATGCATATTCAGCTACCGGTCAATATTGTACGGGCGCACCCCGGGCAGGTCTTCTCCAGTAAAGCAGACATTAGTTTAAGCCTGCTTTACAACGGATTCCTCAAAGATCTCCGTGGGCAACCCGTCAGCGGAGTTATTCAGGAGACAGGTGATGCCGTCCACCCTAATGGGCTGTTCTCCATTAGTTCAAATACCATATTGAGAGAAATTACTGTCCAAAATGGCTCAATCCGTTATCGCTGCGATATGCGCCGGCAGCATGATCATATTTACCAGTGCCACTCGAATTAA
- a CDS encoding CS1 type fimbrial major subunit → MMKKTLLSIMTMAILASSTAAYSNAVTKDIIVEATIPATLDMTDAQGKAINITPLKMVHDPDNGAYTITQPVRFRGNGDGLKVTMTEELKLEEKITKKDFGKIDLKLGTHDLKVGEVIDFGNDDLNKDVNLVISGKTPIDAVGGDTYSGTLKLTLEPNS, encoded by the coding sequence ATGATGAAAAAGACCCTACTATCTATTATGACTATGGCAATATTGGCTAGCAGCACAGCGGCTTATTCAAACGCAGTAACCAAAGATATTATAGTTGAAGCAACAATCCCGGCGACATTAGATATGACTGATGCTCAGGGGAAGGCAATTAATATCACCCCTCTGAAAATGGTGCACGACCCCGATAACGGCGCTTACACAATAACTCAGCCAGTCAGGTTCAGAGGCAACGGTGACGGCTTGAAGGTTACTATGACCGAAGAACTCAAGCTAGAAGAAAAAATAACCAAAAAAGATTTTGGCAAGATTGACCTAAAACTGGGTACACACGATCTGAAGGTTGGCGAGGTTATTGACTTCGGAAATGACGATCTTAACAAAGATGTTAACTTAGTTATTTCGGGTAAAACACCAATTGATGCTGTGGGAGGAGATACATATAGTGGCACCCTTAAACTTACTTTAGAACCTAACTCTTAA
- the ugpB gene encoding sn-glycerol-3-phosphate ABC transporter substrate-binding protein UgpB yields the protein MFNNTISKTSICIALTLVFSANAMAVTEIPFWHSMEGELGKEVDSLADRFNQSHSDYKIVPVYKGNYEQSLAAGIAAFRSGKAPAILQVYEVGTATMMASKAIKPVFQVFKDANINFDESVFVPTVAGYYTDAKTGHLLSQPFNSSTPVLYYNKDAFKKAGLNPDQPPKTWQELAADTAKLRAAGSSCGYASGWQGWIQIENFSAWHGQPIASRNNGFDGTDAVLEFNKPLQVKHIQLLSDMNKKGDFTYFGRKDESTAKFYSGDCAITTASSGSLADIRQYAKFNYGVGMMPYDADAKDAPQNAIIGGASLWVMDGKDKETYQGVAEFLQYLAQPEIAAEWHQKTGYLPITTAAYELTKQQGFYEKNPGADVATRQMLNKPPLPYTKGLRLGNMPQIRTVVDEELEGVWTGKKSPQEALDGAVKRGDVLLRRFEQANK from the coding sequence ATGTTTAATAATACTATTAGTAAAACATCGATTTGTATCGCGCTGACTTTAGTATTTAGTGCCAATGCCATGGCGGTAACGGAGATTCCTTTTTGGCACTCCATGGAGGGGGAGTTAGGTAAAGAGGTGGATTCATTAGCTGACCGCTTTAACCAGTCGCATAGCGATTATAAGATCGTCCCTGTCTATAAGGGCAACTACGAGCAGAGTCTGGCGGCGGGGATTGCGGCTTTCCGTTCCGGTAAAGCGCCGGCCATTTTGCAGGTTTATGAAGTGGGCACGGCGACCATGATGGCCAGTAAGGCGATCAAGCCAGTATTCCAGGTGTTTAAAGACGCCAATATTAATTTTGATGAATCTGTTTTCGTGCCGACAGTAGCCGGTTATTACACCGACGCCAAAACAGGTCATTTGCTATCCCAGCCATTTAACAGCTCCACCCCAGTGCTGTATTACAACAAAGATGCCTTCAAAAAAGCGGGTCTGAACCCGGATCAGCCGCCCAAAACCTGGCAAGAGCTGGCGGCAGATACCGCTAAGCTACGGGCTGCGGGTTCAAGCTGCGGCTATGCCAGCGGTTGGCAGGGGTGGATTCAAATCGAGAACTTCAGCGCCTGGCATGGTCAGCCGATCGCCAGCCGGAATAATGGTTTTGATGGTACTGATGCGGTGCTGGAGTTCAATAAGCCATTGCAGGTGAAGCATATTCAACTGCTGTCGGATATGAATAAAAAGGGTGATTTTACCTATTTTGGCCGCAAAGATGAGTCGACCGCCAAGTTTTATAGTGGCGATTGCGCCATCACCACCGCCTCTTCCGGTTCACTGGCCGATATCCGCCAATACGCGAAATTTAACTATGGTGTTGGCATGATGCCTTACGACGCCGATGCGAAAGATGCGCCACAAAATGCCATTATTGGTGGGGCCAGCTTGTGGGTGATGGATGGTAAAGATAAAGAGACCTACCAGGGGGTAGCTGAGTTCCTGCAATATCTGGCTCAACCGGAGATCGCGGCTGAATGGCACCAGAAGACGGGCTATCTGCCGATCACCACCGCCGCTTATGAGCTAACCAAGCAGCAGGGCTTCTATGAGAAGAATCCCGGTGCTGATGTTGCTACGCGCCAAATGTTGAATAAGCCGCCATTGCCTTATACCAAGGGTTTGCGTCTGGGCAATATGCCGCAGATCCGCACCGTGGTTGATGAGGAGTTGGAGGGGGTGTGGACCGGTAAAAAGAGCCCGCAAGAGGCATTGGATGGCGCAGTGAAGCGGGGTGATGTGTTGCTGCGCCGCTTCGAGCAGGCGAATAAATAG
- the ugpA gene encoding sn-glycerol-3-phosphate ABC transporter permease UgpA, translating into MSSSRPGFSCSWLPYLLVFPQLAITAVFFLWPAGEALWYSVQMLDPFGLSSEFVGLSNFVQLFQDEYYLASFYTTLIFSALVAGIGLIVSLFLAAMMDYVLRGSRIYQTLMILPYAVAPAVAAVLWIFLFNPGLGLITHFLATLGYNWNHAQNSGQAMFLVVLASVWKQISYNFLFFLAALQSIPRSLVEAAAIDGAGPVRRFFNLVLPLISPVSFFLLVVNLVYAFFDTFPVIDAATGGGPMQATTTLIYKIYREGFAGLDLSSSAAQSVVLMLLVIGLTVIQFRFIERKVRYQ; encoded by the coding sequence ATGTCATCCTCCCGTCCCGGTTTCTCCTGTAGTTGGTTGCCTTACCTGTTGGTCTTCCCGCAACTGGCTATTACGGCCGTGTTTTTCCTGTGGCCTGCTGGCGAAGCCCTGTGGTATTCGGTGCAAATGCTGGACCCCTTCGGCCTCTCCAGCGAGTTTGTCGGGCTGAGCAACTTTGTTCAGCTCTTTCAGGACGAATACTATTTAGCCTCGTTTTACACCACGCTGATCTTCAGTGCATTGGTGGCGGGGATTGGCCTGATAGTGTCGCTATTTTTAGCCGCCATGATGGATTATGTGCTGCGCGGCAGCCGTATCTATCAAACCTTAATGATTCTGCCCTATGCCGTCGCCCCTGCGGTGGCTGCTGTTTTGTGGATCTTTCTGTTCAATCCGGGGCTAGGTTTGATAACCCACTTTCTTGCCACCTTGGGTTACAACTGGAATCATGCTCAAAATAGCGGGCAGGCGATGTTTTTGGTGGTGTTGGCCTCGGTTTGGAAGCAAATCAGTTATAACTTCCTGTTTTTCCTGGCGGCTTTGCAATCTATTCCGCGCTCACTGGTTGAGGCCGCCGCCATTGACGGTGCCGGGCCGGTACGCCGCTTCTTCAATTTGGTCTTGCCGCTGATATCCCCGGTCAGTTTTTTCCTGCTAGTGGTGAATCTGGTTTATGCCTTTTTCGATACCTTCCCGGTTATTGATGCGGCGACTGGCGGTGGCCCGATGCAGGCGACAACCACACTGATCTATAAAATCTATCGCGAAGGCTTTGCCGGACTGGATTTATCCAGCTCTGCTGCCCAATCGGTGGTGCTGATGTTGCTGGTGATTGGCCTGACGGTTATCCAGTTCCGCTTTATTGAGCGTAAGGTGCGTTACCAATGA
- the ugpE gene encoding sn-glycerol-3-phosphate ABC transporter permease UgpE, with protein MIENRRGLDIFCHIMLIIGVLLILFPLYVAFVAASLDDTQVFQVPMTLIPGPHLWQNISHIWLAGVGNNSAPFGLMLLNSFVMAFAITVGKITVSMLSAYAIVYFRFPLRNLFFWLIFLTLMLPVEVRIFPTIQVIANLNMLDSYTGLTLPLMASATATFLFRQFFMTLPDELLEAARIDGAGAMRFFWDIVLPLSKTNLAALFVITFIYGWNQYLWPILIISDASMGTAVAGIRSMISSSGAPTQWNQVMAAMILTLIPPVVVVLLMQRWFVRGLVDSEK; from the coding sequence ATGATTGAGAATCGTCGTGGGCTGGATATTTTTTGTCACATCATGCTGATAATTGGCGTGCTACTGATTCTGTTCCCGCTCTATGTGGCCTTTGTGGCGGCCTCGCTAGATGACACTCAGGTGTTTCAGGTGCCGATGACCCTGATCCCTGGGCCGCATTTGTGGCAGAACATTAGCCACATTTGGCTCGCGGGGGTGGGCAATAACAGCGCACCTTTCGGGCTGATGCTGCTGAACAGTTTTGTGATGGCGTTTGCAATTACCGTCGGCAAGATCACGGTGTCGATGCTCTCGGCCTACGCCATCGTTTATTTCCGCTTCCCGCTGCGCAATCTGTTCTTCTGGCTGATTTTTCTGACACTGATGCTGCCGGTAGAAGTGCGAATTTTCCCGACAATTCAGGTGATTGCAAACCTGAATATGCTGGATAGCTACACCGGACTGACCCTGCCGCTGATGGCGTCAGCCACCGCCACCTTTCTTTTCCGCCAGTTTTTTATGACCCTGCCGGATGAGCTATTGGAAGCCGCGCGCATCGACGGCGCAGGGGCGATGCGCTTTTTCTGGGATATCGTCCTGCCGCTGTCAAAAACCAATTTGGCCGCGCTGTTTGTTATCACATTTATCTATGGTTGGAACCAATATCTCTGGCCAATCCTGATTATCAGCGATGCTTCCATGGGCACGGCGGTGGCGGGAATTCGCAGCATGATCTCCAGCTCGGGCGCACCCACCCAGTGGAATCAGGTGATGGCGGCGATGATTCTGACCTTAATTCCACCGGTCGTGGTGGTTCTTCTGATGCAGCGCTGGTTTGTTCGCGGCCTGGTAGACAGTGAGAAGTAA
- a CDS encoding sn-glycerol-3-phosphate import ATP-binding protein UgpC — MASLKLQAVTKSYDGITPVIKQIDLDVADGEFIVMVGPSGCGKSTLLRMVAGLERTTSGDIYIDNQRVTDLEPKDRGIAMVFQNYALYPHMSVFDNMAYGLKIRGFGKEQIRQRVDEAARILELEPLLKRKPRELSGGQRQRVAMGRAIVREPAVFLFDEPLSNLDAKLRVQMRLELQQLHRRLKTTSLYVTHDQVEAMTLAQRVIVMNKGVAEQIGTPSEVYQRPASLFVASFIGSPAMNLFAGSVSADGCAFILSDGVRLPLETPRPQWADRRLTLGIRPEHIQQTTSALGVPMALLTLELLGADNLAHGRWGGQSIIARLSHEEMPAAGSVLHLSLPPAALHFFDSDSGLRMEA; from the coding sequence ATGGCAAGTTTAAAGCTTCAGGCAGTAACTAAATCTTACGATGGCATCACGCCGGTGATTAAGCAGATTGATTTAGATGTCGCCGACGGTGAATTCATCGTGATGGTTGGCCCCTCCGGTTGTGGTAAATCGACTCTGCTGCGCATGGTAGCGGGGCTGGAGCGTACCACCAGTGGCGATATTTATATCGATAATCAGCGGGTTACCGATCTGGAACCGAAAGATCGCGGCATCGCCATGGTGTTTCAGAATTATGCGCTCTATCCCCATATGAGCGTGTTTGACAATATGGCTTATGGCCTGAAAATCCGCGGTTTTGGCAAAGAGCAGATCCGTCAGCGCGTTGATGAAGCGGCCCGCATTCTGGAGCTGGAGCCGCTACTAAAACGCAAACCGCGTGAGCTATCGGGCGGTCAGCGGCAGCGGGTGGCGATGGGGCGGGCCATCGTGCGCGAACCGGCGGTTTTCTTGTTTGATGAGCCGCTGTCTAATCTGGATGCTAAGTTGCGGGTGCAGATGCGATTGGAGCTGCAACAGCTGCATCGTCGGCTGAAAACCACCAGTTTGTACGTGACCCATGATCAGGTGGAGGCGATGACCCTCGCTCAGCGGGTGATCGTGATGAACAAAGGGGTGGCGGAGCAAATTGGCACACCAAGCGAAGTTTACCAGCGGCCCGCATCACTGTTTGTCGCCAGTTTTATCGGCTCACCCGCCATGAACCTGTTTGCCGGAAGTGTCAGTGCTGATGGCTGCGCCTTTATTTTATCTGATGGAGTGCGCTTGCCGCTGGAAACTCCTCGGCCACAATGGGCCGATCGGCGCTTGACCCTGGGTATCCGTCCGGAGCATATTCAGCAGACAACTTCAGCGCTGGGGGTGCCGATGGCGCTGTTAACGCTGGAGTTATTGGGGGCGGACAATCTGGCGCACGGCCGGTGGGGCGGGCAGAGTATCATTGCCCGTCTATCCCACGAAGAGATGCCGGCGGCGGGCAGTGTGCTGCACTTATCCCTGCCCCCTGCGGCGCTGCACTTTTTTGATTCAGATAGCGGACTACGGATGGAAGCATGA